The following proteins are encoded in a genomic region of Corylus avellana chromosome ca4, CavTom2PMs-1.0:
- the LOC132177295 gene encoding uncharacterized protein LOC132177295 yields the protein MRFWGFVKKSLNGLHKGGSARSKANPLGFIGIQSRGLSDSNVFNGDEEDTVLPVLIVGAGPVGLVLAILLTKLGVKCAVLEKARTFSKHPQAHFINNRTMEVFRKIDGLAKEIQRSQPPVNLWQKFIYCTSLSGSILGSVDHMHPQDFEKIVSPVSVAHFSQYKLTASLLKQLENLGIHVPTSQALEDPNHRPLKGREILMGHECVSIDATGQYVDVATTFLKDGEYMQKNIQCNILVGTDGAGSTVRKLVGIDLRGEKDMQKLVSVHFLSRDLGQYLLHERPGMLFFIFNTEAIGVLVAHDLQQGEFVLQIPFYPPQQNLEDFRPEICKKLIFKLVGRELSDIDVIDIKPWVMHAEVAEKFVCNDNRITLAGDAAHRFPPAGGFGMNTGIQDAHNLAWKIASIVKGIAPSSLLETYETERKPIAIFNTALSVQNYRAAMAVPAALGLDPTVANSVHQVINSGVGSVLPSGLQRAILDGIFTIGRSQLSEYVLNASNPLGSSRLAKLRCIFEEGKSLQLQFPAEDLGFRYLEGALIPDSYGALFGAPEPPTGRRRDYIPSADPGSRLPHMNVRVLSNLSSEEIISTLDLVSGDQIEFLLIIPPVDKSYHLAHAAFKVGKEFNVSVKVCVLWPAGAVKGIEAGSKAALTPWENYVDVVEVKKSPASPSWWDICQMTDKGAILVRPDEHIAWRSMTGVVGDCIVEIEMVFSAILGIKSKFWPSWV from the exons ATGAGGTTTTGGGGGTTTGTCAAGAAGAGTTTGAATGGCCTCCACAAAGGTGGCAGTGCCAGAAGCAAAGCAAACCCACTTGGGTTCATTGGAATTCAAAGCAGGGGCCTGTCAGACTCCAACGTTTTCAATGGCGATGAAGAAGATACGGTGCTTCCTGTTCTGATAGTTGGGGCTGGACCCGTGGGTCTTGTTCTCGCTATACTCCTCACCAAACTGG GTGTCAAATGTGCGGTTTTGGAGAAAGCCAGGACATTTTCTAAACATCCACAGGCACACTTCATCAACAATCGAACCATGGAG GTGTTTCGCAAGATAGATGGGCTGGCAAAGGAGATCCAGAGGTCTCAACCTCCGGTAAATCTATGGCAGAAGTTTATATATTGTACTTCTCTTTCTGGTTCTATTCTTGGTTCAGTGGACCATATGCATCCCCAAG attttgaaaaaattgtgaGTCCAGTCTCTGTTGCACACTTCTCACAGTACAAGTTAACTGCATCACTACTTAAGCAGCTAGAAAATCTTGGCATCCATGTTCCTACATCACAAGCCTTGGAAGACCCAAATCATAGGCCCCTCAAGGGAAGGGAAATTTTGATGGGGCATGAGTGTGTATCCATTGATGCCACTGGTCAATATGTTGATGTTGCTACTACTTTTCTCAAGGATGGGGAGTATATGCAGAAGAATATTCAGTGCAATATTCTTGTTGGTACGGATGGTGCAGGAAGTACTGTGCGGAAGCTTGTAGGAATAGATTTGAGAGGTGAGAAAGACATGCAAAAGCTTGTCAGTGTTCATTTTCTGAGCAGAGACCTTGGACAGTACTTGCTCCATGAGAGACCTGGTATGCTGTTCTTTATCTTCAATACTGAAGCCATTGGAGTCCTTGTAGCTCATGATCTCCAGCAAGGAGAATTTGTATTGCAG ATACCATTCTATCCGCCTCAGCAAAACCTTGAAGATTTCAGGCCTGAG ATATGCAAGAAGTTGATATTCAAATTGGTTGGTCGTGAGCTTTCAGATATAGACGTCATTGATATAAAGCCATGGGTGATGCATGCAGAAGTTGCTGAGAAATTTGTATGTAATGACAATCGAATAACACTTGCTGGTGATGCTGCTCACCGATTCCCTCCAGCTGGTGGTTTTG GAATGAATACTGGCATTCAAGATGCTCACAATCTTGCTTGGAAAATAGCCTCTATTGTAAAGGGTATTGCACCATCTTCTTTACTGGAAACTTATGAAACGGAACGTAAGCCG ATTGCCATTTTCAATACTGCACTTAGTGTTCAAAACTACAGAGCAGCCATGGCAGTTCCTGCTGCACTTGGTCTTGATCCAACTGTTGCAAACTCTG TACATCAAGTCATTAATAGTGGAGTTGGTTCTGTTTTACCATCTGGACTACAGAGGGCAATTCTGGATGGAATTTTCACAATAGGTCGTTCACAGCTTTCAGAATATGTTCTGAATGCAAGCAACCCGCTTGGTTCTTCGAGACTTGCTAAATTAAGATGTATATTTGAAGAAGGAAAGAGCCTTCAACTCCAATTCCCTGCTGAGGATCTTGGTTTTAG GTACCTCGAGGGAGCACTGATTCCAGACAGTTATGGTGCATTATTTGGTGCTCCAGAGCCACCCACTGGTCGTCGGAGGGACTATATTCCTTCTGCAGATCCAGGGTCAAGGCTGCCCCATATGAATGTGAGGGTGTTATCCAATTTATCAAGTGAG GAGATCATTTCGACACTGGATCTTGTATCTGGTGACCAAATTGAGTTCCTTCTGATTATACCACCAGTTGATAAGTCCTATCATCTTGCTCATGCTGCCTTCAAGGTGGGTAAGGAATTCAATGTTTCTGTCAAGGTATGTGTTTTATGGCCTGCTGGTGCTGTTAAAGGAATTGAAGCAGGAAGTAAGGCAGCATTGACCCCATGGGAGAATTACGTGGATGTTGTGGAAGTTAAGAAGTCACCAGCTTCACCTTCATGGTGGGATATCTGTCAGATGACTGACAAAGGAGCCATTCTAGTTAGGCCCGACGAGCACATTGCATGGCGTTCGATGACGGGAGTTGTTGGGGATTGTATTGTGGAGATAGAGATggttttttctgcaattttggGTATAAAGTCAAAATTTTGGCCTTCTTGGGTATAA
- the LOC132176899 gene encoding ATP-dependent DNA helicase Q-like 5 isoform X1, translating to MESDSDSDGSHISATPPRDPIPPPPPPPTLLSSNKFRFRARASSSRSTPTSKSPKPSSDPKLSPQDPSPTPSPLYSLPFQIRGPSLPNRPIPTLETLPARHLSHFASFSKLRRPSLNFQDDPSPPPPPLPKAESDSVPQEPKGESVNSANFVKRRPNLIGGNAPLPPVKIRKCGGEGNFVKLNMNRSSKRKFVNRGRGRNSYASSGRKSYRRGRRRLRPEGGNEGENNSVCEEDGLVAESAGQRQKKYDCDLVEAAVSSARNEPSDENLVRLLKVVYGYNSFRDGQLEAIRMVLAGESTMLVLPTGAGKSLCYQLPAMVLPGITVVVSPLVALMIDQLRHLPPMIRGGLLCSSQTADEVSETLRQLQEGTIRVLFVSPERFLNAEFLSVFSTNLSTSLVVVDEAHCISEWSHNFRPSYTRLRASMLRARLNVGCILAMTATATTTTLHSVMSALAIPQTNLIQKAQLRDNLQLSVSLSGNRMKDLLMLIKSSPFKEVQSIIIYCKFQYETDQISRCLCDNNISAKSYHSGIPAKDRSRTQELFCSNKIRVVVATVAFGMGLDKQDVGAVIHYRLPESLEEYVQEIGRAGRDGRLSHCHLLFDDDTYFKLRSLMHSEGVDEFAVNKFLTEVFSNGKNSQGKVCSLVKESASRKFDMKEEVMLTLLTHLELGEVQYLCLHPQMNVTCTLNFHNTSPVLLAEKDRVVAAILKKSETKQGQYVFDIPTVANSIGITAIDLSNQLQNLKFKREITYEVKDPAYCYTIMEVPGDFFSLSAHLTKWLSEVEICKVRKLDAMFNAAAFAANVCEKMHGCYGCQHTPCLQRNILDYFNGEDNSDISNKMGQSSPFLRADIKVFLQGNSHAKFTPRAVARIMHGIASPAYPSTSWSKTHFWGRYTQIDFQVIMEAAQAELMNVVGKNAL from the exons ATGGAATCCGATTCAGACTCTGATGGCTCTCACATCTCCGCCACTCCTCCCAGAGACCCAATTCCACCACCTCCACCGCCACCGACTCTTCTCTCTTCCAACAAATTCAGATTTAGGGCTAGAGCCTCCTCTTCCCGCTCCACACCCACTTCAAAATCCCCAAAACCCTCTTCCGATCCCAAACTCTCACCCCAAGACCCCTCACCCACCCCCTCTCCCCTCTATTCTCTCCCTTTCCAAATCCGCGGCCCCTCCCTTCCCAACCGCCCAATCCCCACCCTCGAAACCCTTCCCGCCCGCCACCTCTCCCACTTTGCATCGTTCTCCAAACTCCGGAGACCCTCTCTCAATTTCCAAGACGACCCCtctccacctcctcctcctctaccCAAAGCTGAGAGTGATTCGGTTCCGCAAGAACCAAAAGGTGAATCTGTGAATTCGGCGAATTTTGTGAAGAGGCGTCCCAATTTGATTGGAGGGAATGCGCCTCTGCCTCCTGTGAAAATACGAAAATGTGGTGGTGAAGGGAATTTTGTGAAGCTGAACATGAATAGGAGCAGCAAGCGCAAGTTCGTGAACAGAGGAAGAGGAAGGAATAGTTATGCTTCGTCTGGTAGAAAATCTTATAGAAGGGGTAGGAGAAGATTGAGACCTGAAGGTGGGAATGAAGGGGAGAACAACAGTGTGTGTGAAGAGGATGGTTTGGTTGCAGAAAGCGCAGGACAGAGGCAGAAGAAATACGATTGTGATTTGGTTGAGGCGGCGGTGTCGTCAGCGAGGAACGAGCCGTCAGATGAGAACTTGGTTAGGTTGTTGAAGGTCGTGTACGGCTACAATTCGTTCCGAGACGGCCAGTTGGAGGCAATTAGGATGGTGCTTGCTGGGGAGTCGACAATGCTGGTTCTGCCGACTGGTGCGGGGAAGTCGCTGTGCTATCAGTTGCCAGCGATGGTGTTGCCAGGGATAACGGTGGTGGTGAGTCCATTGGTGGCGCTGATGATCGATCAGCTGAGACATCTGCCTCCCATGATCCGCGGCGGTCTTCTTTGTAGCAGTCAG aCGGCTGATGAAGTTTCCGAGACGCTCAGGCAGCTTCAAGAAGGGACTATCAGG GTGCTTTTTGTCTCACCCGAGAGATTTTTAAATGCAGAATTCTTGTCAGtattttctactaatttatcTACATCGCTTGTTGTGGTTGATGAAGCTCACTGTATCTCTGAATG GTCACACAATTTCCGGCCTTCATACACGAGACTTAGGGCATCAATGCTTCGTGCCCGGCTCAATGTTGGATGCATTCTTGCAATGACTGCTACTGCCACTACCACAACTTTGCACTCGGTTATGTCTGCTCTagctattccgcaaaccaatcTTATTCAAAAAGCACAATTAAGGGATAATTTGCAATTGTCAGTATCTTTGAGTGGAAATAG AATGAAAGATTTGCTGATGTTGATAAAGTCTTCTCCCTTTAAGGAAGTTCAGAGCATCATTATATACTGCAAATTTCAG TATGAAACCGATCAAATAAGTAGATGCTTATGCGATAACAATATCTCTGCAAAG AGCTATCACAGTGGTATCCCTGCTAAAGACCGTAGCCGTACACAGGAGTTGTTTTGTTCTAACAAAATTAGAGTG GTTGTTGCAACTGTGGCGTTTGGCATGGGACTTGACAAGCAGGATGTTGGAGCT GTAATTCATTACCGCTTGCCAGAAAGCTTGGAGGAATATGTTCAG GAGATTGGGCGTGCTGGAAGGGATGGGAGGTTGTCCCATTGCCATCTCCTTTTTGATGATGACACATACTTCAAACTTCGTAGTCTTATGCACAG TGAAGGAGTCGATGAATTTGCAGTGAACAAATTTCTCACTGAAGTTTTCAGCAATGGCAAGAATTCGCAAGGGAAAGTGTGTTCGTTAGTCAAAGAATCTGCATCCCGCAAGTTTGATATGAAAGAAGAG GTGATGCTGACTCTTCTAACGCACTTGGAGTTGGGTGAAGTGCAATACTTGTGTTTACATCCTCAGATGAATGTGACTTGCACTCTAAATTTCCACAAT ACTTCCCCAGTGCTGCTTGCTGAAAAGGATAGAGTGGTTGCAGCAATTCTTAAGAA ATCTGAAACTAAGCAAGGGCAATATGTGTTTGACATACCTACTGTGGCAAATAGCATTGGGATTACAGCTATTGACCTGTCAAATCAGTTGCAGAATTTAAAG TTCAAGCGAGAAATAACATATGAGGTGAAGGACCCAGCATATTGTTATACAATTATGGAAGTACCAGgggattttttttctctatcaGCTCATCTTACAAAATGGTTATCAGAAGTTGAAATCTGTAAG GTACGGAAGTTGGATGCAATGTTTAATGCTGCAGCCTTTGCGGCGAATGTGTGTGAAAAGATGCATGGTTGCTATGGTTGTCAGCATACACCATGCTTGCAAAGAAATATTTTGGATTACTTCAATGGAGAAGATAATTCTGACATTTCTAATAAGATGGGTCAAAGCAG CCCATTTTTGCGAGCAGATATAAAG GTCTTTCTACAGGGTAACTCACACGCTAAATTCACCCCCAGAGCTGTTGCAAGGATAATGCATGGAATTGCAAGCCCAGCCTATCCTTCTACGTCTTGGTCTAAAACTCATTTCTG GGGAAGGTATACACAAATAGACTTCCAGGTGATAATGGAAGCAGCACAAGCAGAACTCATGAATGTTGTAGGAAAGAATGCACTCTAA
- the LOC132177296 gene encoding uncharacterized protein LOC132177296: MEDVAATSASSSSSSLSSSSSSIFTNYPLISALVAFAIAQSTKFFTAWYRERRWDLKQLIGSGGMPSSHSATVTALALAIGFQEGFGGSVFAAALVLACVVMYDATGVRLQAGRQAEVLNQIVYELPAEHPLAESRPLRELLGHTPPQVIAGLLLGIVTASIGYLITLICR; encoded by the exons atggaagaCGTGGCGGCTACATCGGCTTCATCGTCGTCCTCGTCgctttcatcatcatcatcctcaatCTTTACCAATTACCCTCTCATTTCTGCACTCGTGGCCTTCGCTATTGCCCAATCCACCAAGTTCTTCACCGCCTG GTATAGGGAAAGACGATGGGATCTCAAACAACTTATTGGATCTGGCGGAATGCCATCATCTCATTCTGCAACAGTTACTGCCCTTGCTCTGGCCATTGGGTTCCAAGAAGGATTTGGAGGATCCGTGTTTGCAGCTGCATTGGTCTTAGCATGTGTT GTGATGTATGATGCCACTGGTGTGAGATTACAGGCTGGACGCCAAGCAGAG GTTTTGAATCAAATTGTGTATGAACTTCCTGCTGAGCATCCTCTCGCCGAAAGCAGACCACTGCGTGAACTTCTTGGTCACACCCCTCCTCAG GTTATTGCTGGTTTGTTGCTTGGGATTGTCACGGCATCCATTGGCTATTTGATTACCTTGATTTGCCGTTGA
- the LOC132176899 gene encoding ATP-dependent DNA helicase Q-like 5 isoform X2, with product MESDSDSDGSHISATPPRDPIPPPPPPPTLLSSNKFRFRARASSSRSTPTSKSPKPSSDPKLSPQDPSPTPSPLYSLPFQIRGPSLPNRPIPTLETLPARHLSHFASFSKLRRPSLNFQDDPSPPPPPLPKAESDSVPQEPKGESVNSANFVKRRPNLIGGNAPLPPVKIRKCGGEGNFVKLNMNRSSKRKFVNRGRGRNSYASSGRKSYRRGRRRLRPEGGNEGENNSVCEEDGLVAESAGQRQKKYDCDLVEAAVSSARNEPSDENLVRLLKVVYGYNSFRDGQLEAIRMVLAGESTMLVLPTGAGKSLCYQLPAMVLPGITVVVSPLVALMIDQLRHLPPMIRGGLLCSSQTADEVSETLRQLQEGTIRVLFVSPERFLNAEFLSVFSTNLSTSLVVVDEAHCISEWSHNFRPSYTRLRASMLRARLNVGCILAMTATATTTTLHSVMSALAIPQTNLIQKAQLRDNLQLSVSLSGNRMKDLLMLIKSSPFKEVQSIIIYCKFQYETDQISRCLCDNNISAKSYHSGIPAKDRSRTQELFCSNKIRVVVATVAFGMGLDKQDVGAVIHYRLPESLEEYVQEIGRAGRDGRLSHCHLLFDDDTYFKLRSLMHSEGVDEFAVNKFLTEVFSNGKNSQGKVCSLVKESASRKFDMKEEVMLTLLTHLELGEVQYLCLHPQMNVTCTLNFHNTSPVLLAEKDRVVAAILKKSETKQGQYVFDIPTVANSIGITAIDLSNQLQNLKFKREITYEVKDPAYCYTIMEVPGDFFSLSAHLTKWLSEVEICKVRKLDAMFNAAAFAANVCEKMHGCYGCQHTPCLQRNILDYFNGEDNSDISNKMGQSSPFLRADIKVFLQGNSHAKFTPRAVARIMHGIASPAYPSTSWSKTHFWMKLSWLC from the exons ATGGAATCCGATTCAGACTCTGATGGCTCTCACATCTCCGCCACTCCTCCCAGAGACCCAATTCCACCACCTCCACCGCCACCGACTCTTCTCTCTTCCAACAAATTCAGATTTAGGGCTAGAGCCTCCTCTTCCCGCTCCACACCCACTTCAAAATCCCCAAAACCCTCTTCCGATCCCAAACTCTCACCCCAAGACCCCTCACCCACCCCCTCTCCCCTCTATTCTCTCCCTTTCCAAATCCGCGGCCCCTCCCTTCCCAACCGCCCAATCCCCACCCTCGAAACCCTTCCCGCCCGCCACCTCTCCCACTTTGCATCGTTCTCCAAACTCCGGAGACCCTCTCTCAATTTCCAAGACGACCCCtctccacctcctcctcctctaccCAAAGCTGAGAGTGATTCGGTTCCGCAAGAACCAAAAGGTGAATCTGTGAATTCGGCGAATTTTGTGAAGAGGCGTCCCAATTTGATTGGAGGGAATGCGCCTCTGCCTCCTGTGAAAATACGAAAATGTGGTGGTGAAGGGAATTTTGTGAAGCTGAACATGAATAGGAGCAGCAAGCGCAAGTTCGTGAACAGAGGAAGAGGAAGGAATAGTTATGCTTCGTCTGGTAGAAAATCTTATAGAAGGGGTAGGAGAAGATTGAGACCTGAAGGTGGGAATGAAGGGGAGAACAACAGTGTGTGTGAAGAGGATGGTTTGGTTGCAGAAAGCGCAGGACAGAGGCAGAAGAAATACGATTGTGATTTGGTTGAGGCGGCGGTGTCGTCAGCGAGGAACGAGCCGTCAGATGAGAACTTGGTTAGGTTGTTGAAGGTCGTGTACGGCTACAATTCGTTCCGAGACGGCCAGTTGGAGGCAATTAGGATGGTGCTTGCTGGGGAGTCGACAATGCTGGTTCTGCCGACTGGTGCGGGGAAGTCGCTGTGCTATCAGTTGCCAGCGATGGTGTTGCCAGGGATAACGGTGGTGGTGAGTCCATTGGTGGCGCTGATGATCGATCAGCTGAGACATCTGCCTCCCATGATCCGCGGCGGTCTTCTTTGTAGCAGTCAG aCGGCTGATGAAGTTTCCGAGACGCTCAGGCAGCTTCAAGAAGGGACTATCAGG GTGCTTTTTGTCTCACCCGAGAGATTTTTAAATGCAGAATTCTTGTCAGtattttctactaatttatcTACATCGCTTGTTGTGGTTGATGAAGCTCACTGTATCTCTGAATG GTCACACAATTTCCGGCCTTCATACACGAGACTTAGGGCATCAATGCTTCGTGCCCGGCTCAATGTTGGATGCATTCTTGCAATGACTGCTACTGCCACTACCACAACTTTGCACTCGGTTATGTCTGCTCTagctattccgcaaaccaatcTTATTCAAAAAGCACAATTAAGGGATAATTTGCAATTGTCAGTATCTTTGAGTGGAAATAG AATGAAAGATTTGCTGATGTTGATAAAGTCTTCTCCCTTTAAGGAAGTTCAGAGCATCATTATATACTGCAAATTTCAG TATGAAACCGATCAAATAAGTAGATGCTTATGCGATAACAATATCTCTGCAAAG AGCTATCACAGTGGTATCCCTGCTAAAGACCGTAGCCGTACACAGGAGTTGTTTTGTTCTAACAAAATTAGAGTG GTTGTTGCAACTGTGGCGTTTGGCATGGGACTTGACAAGCAGGATGTTGGAGCT GTAATTCATTACCGCTTGCCAGAAAGCTTGGAGGAATATGTTCAG GAGATTGGGCGTGCTGGAAGGGATGGGAGGTTGTCCCATTGCCATCTCCTTTTTGATGATGACACATACTTCAAACTTCGTAGTCTTATGCACAG TGAAGGAGTCGATGAATTTGCAGTGAACAAATTTCTCACTGAAGTTTTCAGCAATGGCAAGAATTCGCAAGGGAAAGTGTGTTCGTTAGTCAAAGAATCTGCATCCCGCAAGTTTGATATGAAAGAAGAG GTGATGCTGACTCTTCTAACGCACTTGGAGTTGGGTGAAGTGCAATACTTGTGTTTACATCCTCAGATGAATGTGACTTGCACTCTAAATTTCCACAAT ACTTCCCCAGTGCTGCTTGCTGAAAAGGATAGAGTGGTTGCAGCAATTCTTAAGAA ATCTGAAACTAAGCAAGGGCAATATGTGTTTGACATACCTACTGTGGCAAATAGCATTGGGATTACAGCTATTGACCTGTCAAATCAGTTGCAGAATTTAAAG TTCAAGCGAGAAATAACATATGAGGTGAAGGACCCAGCATATTGTTATACAATTATGGAAGTACCAGgggattttttttctctatcaGCTCATCTTACAAAATGGTTATCAGAAGTTGAAATCTGTAAG GTACGGAAGTTGGATGCAATGTTTAATGCTGCAGCCTTTGCGGCGAATGTGTGTGAAAAGATGCATGGTTGCTATGGTTGTCAGCATACACCATGCTTGCAAAGAAATATTTTGGATTACTTCAATGGAGAAGATAATTCTGACATTTCTAATAAGATGGGTCAAAGCAG CCCATTTTTGCGAGCAGATATAAAG GTCTTTCTACAGGGTAACTCACACGCTAAATTCACCCCCAGAGCTGTTGCAAGGATAATGCATGGAATTGCAAGCCCAGCCTATCCTTCTACGTCTTGGTCTAAAACTCATTTCTG GATGAAGCTGAGCTGGTTATGCTAA
- the LOC132176899 gene encoding ATP-dependent DNA helicase Q-like 5 isoform X3, translating into MESDSDSDGSHISATPPRDPIPPPPPPPTLLSSNKFRFRARASSSRSTPTSKSPKPSSDPKLSPQDPSPTPSPLYSLPFQIRGPSLPNRPIPTLETLPARHLSHFASFSKLRRPSLNFQDDPSPPPPPLPKAESDSVPQEPKGESVNSANFVKRRPNLIGGNAPLPPVKIRKCGGEGNFVKLNMNRSSKRKFVNRGRGRNSYASSGRKSYRRGRRRLRPEGGNEGENNSVCEEDGLVAESAGQRQKKYDCDLVEAAVSSARNEPSDENLVRLLKVVYGYNSFRDGQLEAIRMVLAGESTMLVLPTGAGKSLCYQLPAMVLPGITVVVSPLVALMIDQLRHLPPMIRGGLLCSSQTADEVSETLRQLQEGTIRVLFVSPERFLNAEFLSVFSTNLSTSLVVVDEAHCISEWSHNFRPSYTRLRASMLRARLNVGCILAMTATATTTTLHSVMSALAIPQTNLIQKAQLRDNLQLSVSLSGNRMKDLLMLIKSSPFKEVQSIIIYCKFQYETDQISRCLCDNNISAKSYHSGIPAKDRSRTQELFCSNKIRVVVATVAFGMGLDKQDVGAVIHYRLPESLEEYVQEIGRAGRDGRLSHCHLLFDDDTYFKLRSLMHSEGVDEFAVNKFLTEVFSNGKNSQGKVCSLVKESASRKFDMKEEVMLTLLTHLELGEVQYLCLHPQMNVTCTLNFHNTSPVLLAEKDRVVAAILKKSETKQGQYVFDIPTVANSIGITAIDLSNQLQNLKFKREITYEVKDPAYCYTIMEVPGDFFSLSAHLTKWLSEVEICTEVGCNV; encoded by the exons ATGGAATCCGATTCAGACTCTGATGGCTCTCACATCTCCGCCACTCCTCCCAGAGACCCAATTCCACCACCTCCACCGCCACCGACTCTTCTCTCTTCCAACAAATTCAGATTTAGGGCTAGAGCCTCCTCTTCCCGCTCCACACCCACTTCAAAATCCCCAAAACCCTCTTCCGATCCCAAACTCTCACCCCAAGACCCCTCACCCACCCCCTCTCCCCTCTATTCTCTCCCTTTCCAAATCCGCGGCCCCTCCCTTCCCAACCGCCCAATCCCCACCCTCGAAACCCTTCCCGCCCGCCACCTCTCCCACTTTGCATCGTTCTCCAAACTCCGGAGACCCTCTCTCAATTTCCAAGACGACCCCtctccacctcctcctcctctaccCAAAGCTGAGAGTGATTCGGTTCCGCAAGAACCAAAAGGTGAATCTGTGAATTCGGCGAATTTTGTGAAGAGGCGTCCCAATTTGATTGGAGGGAATGCGCCTCTGCCTCCTGTGAAAATACGAAAATGTGGTGGTGAAGGGAATTTTGTGAAGCTGAACATGAATAGGAGCAGCAAGCGCAAGTTCGTGAACAGAGGAAGAGGAAGGAATAGTTATGCTTCGTCTGGTAGAAAATCTTATAGAAGGGGTAGGAGAAGATTGAGACCTGAAGGTGGGAATGAAGGGGAGAACAACAGTGTGTGTGAAGAGGATGGTTTGGTTGCAGAAAGCGCAGGACAGAGGCAGAAGAAATACGATTGTGATTTGGTTGAGGCGGCGGTGTCGTCAGCGAGGAACGAGCCGTCAGATGAGAACTTGGTTAGGTTGTTGAAGGTCGTGTACGGCTACAATTCGTTCCGAGACGGCCAGTTGGAGGCAATTAGGATGGTGCTTGCTGGGGAGTCGACAATGCTGGTTCTGCCGACTGGTGCGGGGAAGTCGCTGTGCTATCAGTTGCCAGCGATGGTGTTGCCAGGGATAACGGTGGTGGTGAGTCCATTGGTGGCGCTGATGATCGATCAGCTGAGACATCTGCCTCCCATGATCCGCGGCGGTCTTCTTTGTAGCAGTCAG aCGGCTGATGAAGTTTCCGAGACGCTCAGGCAGCTTCAAGAAGGGACTATCAGG GTGCTTTTTGTCTCACCCGAGAGATTTTTAAATGCAGAATTCTTGTCAGtattttctactaatttatcTACATCGCTTGTTGTGGTTGATGAAGCTCACTGTATCTCTGAATG GTCACACAATTTCCGGCCTTCATACACGAGACTTAGGGCATCAATGCTTCGTGCCCGGCTCAATGTTGGATGCATTCTTGCAATGACTGCTACTGCCACTACCACAACTTTGCACTCGGTTATGTCTGCTCTagctattccgcaaaccaatcTTATTCAAAAAGCACAATTAAGGGATAATTTGCAATTGTCAGTATCTTTGAGTGGAAATAG AATGAAAGATTTGCTGATGTTGATAAAGTCTTCTCCCTTTAAGGAAGTTCAGAGCATCATTATATACTGCAAATTTCAG TATGAAACCGATCAAATAAGTAGATGCTTATGCGATAACAATATCTCTGCAAAG AGCTATCACAGTGGTATCCCTGCTAAAGACCGTAGCCGTACACAGGAGTTGTTTTGTTCTAACAAAATTAGAGTG GTTGTTGCAACTGTGGCGTTTGGCATGGGACTTGACAAGCAGGATGTTGGAGCT GTAATTCATTACCGCTTGCCAGAAAGCTTGGAGGAATATGTTCAG GAGATTGGGCGTGCTGGAAGGGATGGGAGGTTGTCCCATTGCCATCTCCTTTTTGATGATGACACATACTTCAAACTTCGTAGTCTTATGCACAG TGAAGGAGTCGATGAATTTGCAGTGAACAAATTTCTCACTGAAGTTTTCAGCAATGGCAAGAATTCGCAAGGGAAAGTGTGTTCGTTAGTCAAAGAATCTGCATCCCGCAAGTTTGATATGAAAGAAGAG GTGATGCTGACTCTTCTAACGCACTTGGAGTTGGGTGAAGTGCAATACTTGTGTTTACATCCTCAGATGAATGTGACTTGCACTCTAAATTTCCACAAT ACTTCCCCAGTGCTGCTTGCTGAAAAGGATAGAGTGGTTGCAGCAATTCTTAAGAA ATCTGAAACTAAGCAAGGGCAATATGTGTTTGACATACCTACTGTGGCAAATAGCATTGGGATTACAGCTATTGACCTGTCAAATCAGTTGCAGAATTTAAAG TTCAAGCGAGAAATAACATATGAGGTGAAGGACCCAGCATATTGTTATACAATTATGGAAGTACCAGgggattttttttctctatcaGCTCATCTTACAAAATGGTTATCAGAAGTTGAAATCT GTACGGAAGTTGGATGCAATGTTTAA